Proteins co-encoded in one Candidatus Paceibacterota bacterium genomic window:
- a CDS encoding GIY-YIG nuclease family protein produces the protein MYYVYLLKSLKDDKWYTGYTKNLEKRISEHNKGRNLSTKKRGPFKLLYYEASLNEKDAKAREKYLKSGMGKRYLRNRIKFFLVNKISNGV, from the coding sequence ATGTATTATGTATATCTATTAAAAAGCCTAAAAGATGACAAATGGTATACGGGATATACTAAAAACCTAGAAAAAAGAATATCGGAACACAATAAGGGCAGAAATTTATCAACAAAAAAAAGAGGACCATTTAAGCTTTTATATTACGAAGCATCTTTAAATGAGAAAGATGCAAAAGCTAGAGAAAAATATTTAAAATCAGGAATGGGTAAAAGATACCTTAGAAACAGAATAAAATTCTTTTTGGTAAATAAAATTTCTAACGGAGTGTAG